From the Lysinibacillus fusiformis genome, the window CCCGCCCATACACATTTCATCTGGAAAAGTTTCTAACTCGTCATAACAGGCTAAGTCTGTAGGGTACATATCTTTTGTGAAATATTGATTGCATGATAAAACAAAGCATCTTCCTTCCAAAGCAATATGACGAATCGATAGCTGCCATGTATCCTTTGCATCTGCTGTAGGGGCAATATATAATTGAACACCCTTTGCATACATCGCTGCTCGAGCTAATGGCATGTAATTTTCCCAACAAATTAAAGCGCCTATTTTGCCATAGGGTGTATCAAATACAGGAAGTGTGCTTCCATCGCCTTCTCCCCAGATTAATCGTTCGGCGCCAGTAGGTTTTAATTTTCTATGTTTCCCAAGTAAAGTCCCATCTGGTCCGAAAAATAATACGGTGCAAAATACGGTGCCTCCACTTGATTCATTATCTCTTTCAATTACTCCAATAATGAGATATACACCTGCATCCCGTGCAGCTTCTCCTAATCTATCCGTTGTTTCACTTGGAACTAGAATTGAATTTTCCCAATAACGTAGCCAGTCTTTTCGCCCTTCAGGAGCACGACTTCCTACTTTTGTGCCGAAAGAGAATCCCCTTGGATAACCAGGGATAAAAGCTTCCGGGAATACAACAATTTTCGCTCCCTTTTCACCTGCTTGCATAGTTAATGAGACTGCCTTCTCAGTCGATGCTTCACTATCCATAAATATAGATGCTGCTTGGATCACCGCTACTCGTACATTGTTCTCTTTTTTAGTCATTTTATTTTCCTCCCATTAATATAAGAATATTCAGTCTTTTAAATTTACTATTGAAATTATGCTCCTTATATCAACATAGTAAACTGTCAAACTCTATTTACTCCATATGCTTTTTCAAAGAAGTCCTATCTAAGAATGAGTGCTCTTTAATTTATCTTATCCTTTCTTAAAGTACTTTTTTGAATAACCTAAGTTGGTCTTATTCACTCTTATATAGAAAGCGACTCAGGTGTATACAATTGCATTTTAATTTTACATTTGCCCTACTATTTAGTAAAATACATAATCATCATACAAACTATTCTAAAAAAGAATATTAAGAGAGTGATAATACATGCAAATTCAACTAAAAGACTTAGATATTTTTGTGAAAGTAGCTGAACACAACAGCTTCACAAAAGCATCAGAGGTATTATTTATTGCGCAGCCCTCATTAAGTAAATCTGTTCAAAAATTAGAAAAAGAACTAAATGTAACCTTATTTGATAGATCCAATAGAAAATTACGTCTCACTGAGGTTGGAATGATTGTTTATGAGAAAAGTAAAGCTATCCTTTCAACTTTAGAAAGTATCTCTACTTCCATTGCTGATTTATCGGAATTAGTAACTGGAAATTTAAAAGTGGGTGTATCCCATATAGTTGGAACTTTATTCTTTCCCAAAGTAGCCCAAGTATATGTAAATAATTTCCCAGGAGTAACATTAGAGATATTTGAGGAAGGTGGACTCGTAATTGAAAAACATATCGAAAGGGGACTGGTGGATATAGGATTTGTCGTATTGACAAAGAAGAACGAACATTTAAAACATACTTCAATCTACAATGATGAATTTGTATTATGTGTTTCGTCTAAACATCCTTTATCAAATTTAAAGATTGTATCATTAGTCGATCTAATAGATGAAAATTTTATTTTCTTTTCTAAGAAATGGGCATTACATGAACTGGTTATCAATGCATGTAAGGATGTAGGCTTTATTCCTAAAGTTGCGTTTGAAAGTGAGCAATGGGATTTGATCATCGAATTAGTTTCTGCCCAGTTAGGGATTACACTAATTCCCAAAATCTTAGCTAGTAAATTGAATGATGTTGATATTGTATCCATCCCACTCACTAACCCTACGATTGAATGGAATATTGGAGTCGTTACTAATGGGAAATCATATCAAACCTTCGCGTTAAAAGCGTTTCTTAAAATTGTTAATCAAGTATACAATGATATAGATTCAAGTTTTGAAGATTAATTTAGATTTTATAACAGTATTTTAAGATGCTAGAGTGTTTGTCGATCAAACCCTCTTTTTATCTGAATGTGCCTAAAAGATAAAGAACCACTCTCTTAAATGAAAATGGTTCTTTCAACGCCTCATCGTACTTACTTTAAAAAAGCTTTTTCTCTAGTTTTCCGCTTCATAATTCTAGATGTATTCAACACAACTTTTGTATAAAAAGTATATATTAGTGGTTCATATTATTTACTAAGTCTTTATTATATGCAACCCACTTTTCCATTTCTCTCTCCACAGCTCGGTTTTGCCACTCAAACCAAATACCTATACATTCACTGCAGTGACTATCGACACCCTTTTTTTCATGCGTATCTTTACATGTAAACACAGTCCTTTTACGACAACTGTAACAGTAAATGACAATATCCTTATAAAATTCCATCACAATCAACTCCTACAATTTACACCTATTTCTTTCCTTTTTTCATATAAATTATTCTTTAAAAAGAAATAAGTAAAGATGAAGGGTACTCTAATGGTTATTCTTGCCTCTCCTTAATAAAAGCGATTCAACCCCTTACTATTAAAGGATTTGAATCGCTTTTGCAGTTAGTCCAACTTTTCAATTTGAACCTCGATATGTCCCGAGGAGGAATATAAATTCTCGATATTTTCTCAAAATAACGTTAAAAAAGCTATCCAAGGTAATGGTAAGATATCATATACACGCTGATATCTTACACATTTCCTTGAACTGCCAAAGTAAATTGCTTAAATTATTTAGATTCTACATTCTCATCATGAGAGTAATTATATTGAGAAGGATCAACTGGCGTATAACCTGTTGGCGTATAGAATCTCAATAAGTCACCATTTACGACTCTATCAGATAACGCCAATTTATGATCTACTTCATTTTTAATCGTTTTCGCTTCCTCTAATTGACTCTCGTCTAATGGTAAGCCTGTTTTATTATCATAAAATTTTTCATTAATTGAATAAATCGTAGGACTGACAAAATCGCCATTTCTAAATGGTACAACTTCATCATGCTCTTCTGATAATAAATCTGAACCAAATTGAACAAATTGTTGTGAATCAATCCCTAGTAAATGTAATAGCGTAGGGAGTAAGTCTGTTTGACCACCATAGCTATGGTTAGTACCACCTTGTATGCCTGGAACATGTATAAATAATGGTACACGTTGTAAATTAGCACTTTCATATGGTGTAATTTCTTTTCCAACGACTTGTTCCATCGCTTTATTATGATTATCGGAAATACCGTAATGGTCACCATAAAGAACAATCATCGAATGATCATATAAACCTGATTCTTTTAATTGTTGGAAGACCTGTTGGATTGCTTCGTCTGCATAACGAGCTGTTTGGAAATAATTATCAACGCTTGCATCTCCCGTATTAGCTTTATCAATTGTCACTAAGTCTTGATTCATTTTATATGGATAGTGATTCCCTACCGTAATTAATTTTGTATAAAAAGGTTGTGGTAAGGAGCTTAAAAGACTTTGAGATTGTTCAAAGAATGGTTTATCTAACAAACCATATTCAGCCATGTCCTCTGAAGTACCTGTGTTATAGTAACTAGCATCAAAGAATTTGTCGAATCCAAATGATTTATAAATCACATTTCTGTTCCAGAAGCTTCCGTTATTACCATGGAATACAGCCGATGTATAACCATAATCTTTTAAAATACTCGGTGCTGCCTGATACGTATTTTGTGCTTTTGTAATATAAGCAGATCCTTGTGGTAATCCAAATAAAGAGTTTTCAAGCATAAATTCTGCATCAGACGTTTTACCTTGACCTGTTTGATGGAAGAAATTATCAAAATACAATGTATTCTTATCTTTTGCTAATGAATTTAAAAATGGTGTTACTTCTTCACCGTTTAATTTATAGTCGATTAAAAAGTTTTGGAATGATTCTAAATGTAAATAGATAACGTTCATTCCCTTTGCTGCACCAAAATATTGCGTATTCGGTTTGGCATAGTTTGATTTTGTATAGTTAATGACTTCTGTAATATCATTGCTGTCCGCCAAAGCTCTCTGAGAAGAAGCTTTCATCGTTTCAACTGAATCATAAATCGTATAGTTATACATTCCTAGATATTTCACAATATAGTTTCTATCAAAACCACGTGTTAAAAGTTGAGGACGATTAGATTCAGCTAGTCCTAAATTAAGGACTGATATCGCTAATGCAAAGGCAATGATTGCCATTCCTTTTTTATAGCCAAAACGCTTCGTATCTTTTTGGATTTTTTTAGAGAATCGTAGATAAAACATAACAAATACATCCACAAAGAATAAGATATCATAAGGTTTTAGTAAAGAAAGAACACTGCCGCCTAAATCCCCAAAGTTCTGCGTTTGGGAAAGTGTAGGTAATGTAATGAAATCACTAAAGAATCGGTAATAAACAATATTGGCATATAAAACAATGGACATCAAAGTGTAAACTACAACGAGTGATGTGTATTTTCTTTTTCCTTTAAATATAAATGAAAATCCTAGAAATAGCATTGCTGAGCCTAGTGGATTTATTAGTAAAAGGAATTGTTGAATGATTCCTTCTACACCTAAGTCAAATTGTGATAATTGAGAGATGTATGTTTTAATCCATAACATTAATACTGCTACTATATAAATTCCTAAAAAGTTGTGTAATAGGTTACCTTTTTTATTTACTAGATTTTTCATTATTGCACCTACCTTTTACTGATTAAATTAAAATCTAGATGTATATGAACTTAAATGATAAGGTCTGTATTGCACTTTAATAAATGTTACGTTACAATAGCTTTTTTCGCGACCAATGTATAGTACTCCCCATTTAAACTTCTGTCAAGTTGTTAGCTATTCTTCATATAAATAATTCTAATTAACCTAAATATTGTCCAAAAAATACCCAGTAAACATTAGTTTTTAACTAAAATTTACTGGGTATTACAAGCCATAATAGAGGTGGTTTGTTCTTTAAATGTCTGTATGAAATCTGCCTCGTAATTTCTCTTATTTGGGCATCAAAAAATCTTCCATATCAAATGAATTGGAAGATATTCTGATACGCTATTCACTTTAGGCTAAAAACAATGGATTCTATGACATCGTTTTCTAGCATTTATACATTTCTTCTATTTAGATGTTTCTATATTTATTTGAGCACCTACTGAATCTTTCAATGATGAAGAAAGACCTCGTCTGATTAAATTTGCAGAAACAGGTGCTCTCCCCATTTCCCTCGCCCAAATTGATAGTTGTCCTATATGGTGAATTTCATGTGCAATGGTATGACGAATGACTTCACCCCATGTATGCGTCTCCATACTACCATTTGCTAATGGAATATGAAGTATACGCTCTTCCATACTGTCCTCCCATTGATTTACAAAGCTTTCGACATCTAAATGAAATGCGGCTTGCAATTTACGAACCTTTTCCAAGCTATTATATTCATCAAAGCTCTCCTGAAAGTCTGTTTTCCCTTGTAATAGACGAATCCAACTCCATTCAACATCAATGATATGGAAAAGTGTGTGTAATATACTGCCCATTCCTCCAGTTCGGTTTTGCAAAAGTTCTTCTTCAGTCAACTCTTCACACCAACGAAACCAATCTTCCCGAACTAGCCAATTATATTTAAAAAATATTTGCAAAAAGCACCTCCATAGTTGTTGAAAAATATTATAACTCACTATTTCTTCATATAAAGTGAGGATCCCTTCTTTGCTCTTTTCAGATAACCAAATAAGCACTGCAAGTAACACAGGTATAGCAACATTTCTGAGGTCAAAGTCTAGTAATTACCACTTCTGGTTACTCTTATGAATTTTTCTATAAACATAATCTGCGTTATCTAAGTTTTTCCAGCTACTAATAAAATTTAGTATTAGCATAAAAATTCCAAATAAAATAAATGCCACCATATATTTACCTATGAAAAATAAAACAAACGTTGCAACCAAAAGTAATAGCATTAAAATTATTACGAGGATTTGTAATTTCCCCTTTTTCTTCTCATCCATCTGTTCAACCTCCAATCAAAGCGCCGATACTTTTCTAAAATGTTTTCTTTGGTTTATTTTACCATAATATATGTAAGCGCTCCATAATTAACCTTATTGAATTCATTTTTTTCTAAATAATCAATTATTTAATATAACATCCCAACATCAGAAATTTCCTATCTGATTTACCTTACATAATCTTGGGGTGATCTGAAATTTTAAGGATAAAATAGAAATAAACAAGGGATATTTTATAGGATAAGTTAAATAATATCTTTAGGAGGTGTCGACATGAAACGAAATAATAAAAATACAGAATTTGCAACAGACGAGCCAACAAAACAAGCATTTGCTAGTGGAGCAGACCCAAAAAAACCTAATGGGCGCAAAGAATATACGGAAGCCCCACGCCCACAACGTGAAGAAGACCTTATAATTGATGAGAAAAAAGGTAAGTCCACTTCATTATAAGATAAGACAATTTAGCGTTTTAACTATTTTGACCACTCTATTATGGGTGGTCTTTTTAATTATCTCCTCATCATGTATCACCATACAAAAAATTGAGACCACCCATAAGGTCCTACACCCCTAAAGTTAGAGTCAGAAATCTACTTTAAGGGGGTAGGACCTAACAGAGTGGTCTTTCATCTATCTATTAAATCCATACTATTTTATTAGCTCATATCATCGTCAATATATATATTAAGGTAAAAAAAGAAATTTATGTTTTTTAACCTAATTTTAACCTTTTATTGGTAATCTATATTTGTTTCAATATTAAAATTACTAGGAGGAATTATTATGACAGTAGCTGTAAAAAATTTTAGTAGTATTATGAACCAAATGAGAGATGCTTATACGGGAGAACAAACCAAAGAATTTTCTTTAGC encodes:
- a CDS encoding carbon-nitrogen hydrolase family protein, which translates into the protein MTKKENNVRVAVIQAASIFMDSEASTEKAVSLTMQAGEKGAKIVVFPEAFIPGYPRGFSFGTKVGSRAPEGRKDWLRYWENSILVPSETTDRLGEAARDAGVYLIIGVIERDNESSGGTVFCTVLFFGPDGTLLGKHRKLKPTGAERLIWGEGDGSTLPVFDTPYGKIGALICWENYMPLARAAMYAKGVQLYIAPTADAKDTWQLSIRHIALEGRCFVLSCNQYFTKDMYPTDLACYDELETFPDEMCMGGSAIVGPLGDYVKEPVFGKEDILIADLDLRDIAYSQFDFDVVGHYARPDVFKLMVNEEKKENVEWENKGYSNSK
- a CDS encoding LysR family transcriptional regulator yields the protein MQIQLKDLDIFVKVAEHNSFTKASEVLFIAQPSLSKSVQKLEKELNVTLFDRSNRKLRLTEVGMIVYEKSKAILSTLESISTSIADLSELVTGNLKVGVSHIVGTLFFPKVAQVYVNNFPGVTLEIFEEGGLVIEKHIERGLVDIGFVVLTKKNEHLKHTSIYNDEFVLCVSSKHPLSNLKIVSLVDLIDENFIFFSKKWALHELVINACKDVGFIPKVAFESEQWDLIIELVSAQLGITLIPKILASKLNDVDIVSIPLTNPTIEWNIGVVTNGKSYQTFALKAFLKIVNQVYNDIDSSFED
- a CDS encoding LTA synthase family protein, producing MKNLVNKKGNLLHNFLGIYIVAVLMLWIKTYISQLSQFDLGVEGIIQQFLLLINPLGSAMLFLGFSFIFKGKRKYTSLVVVYTLMSIVLYANIVYYRFFSDFITLPTLSQTQNFGDLGGSVLSLLKPYDILFFVDVFVMFYLRFSKKIQKDTKRFGYKKGMAIIAFALAISVLNLGLAESNRPQLLTRGFDRNYIVKYLGMYNYTIYDSVETMKASSQRALADSNDITEVINYTKSNYAKPNTQYFGAAKGMNVIYLHLESFQNFLIDYKLNGEEVTPFLNSLAKDKNTLYFDNFFHQTGQGKTSDAEFMLENSLFGLPQGSAYITKAQNTYQAAPSILKDYGYTSAVFHGNNGSFWNRNVIYKSFGFDKFFDASYYNTGTSEDMAEYGLLDKPFFEQSQSLLSSLPQPFYTKLITVGNHYPYKMNQDLVTIDKANTGDASVDNYFQTARYADEAIQQVFQQLKESGLYDHSMIVLYGDHYGISDNHNKAMEQVVGKEITPYESANLQRVPLFIHVPGIQGGTNHSYGGQTDLLPTLLHLLGIDSQQFVQFGSDLLSEEHDEVVPFRNGDFVSPTIYSINEKFYDNKTGLPLDESQLEEAKTIKNEVDHKLALSDRVVNGDLLRFYTPTGYTPVDPSQYNYSHDENVESK
- a CDS encoding DinB family protein, whose translation is MQIFFKYNWLVREDWFRWCEELTEEELLQNRTGGMGSILHTLFHIIDVEWSWIRLLQGKTDFQESFDEYNSLEKVRKLQAAFHLDVESFVNQWEDSMEERILHIPLANGSMETHTWGEVIRHTIAHEIHHIGQLSIWAREMGRAPVSANLIRRGLSSSLKDSVGAQINIETSK